A genome region from Triplophysa rosa linkage group LG24, Trosa_1v2, whole genome shotgun sequence includes the following:
- the bcat1 gene encoding branched-chain-amino-acid aminotransferase, cytosolic isoform X1 — protein MASVASATNAPSHKDLQTNRVADNVSSFKAADTVIQLADTHKPKPDLNDLVFGTVFTDHMLTIEWSLKDGWQKPHIQPFGNLSVHPACSCLHYAVQLFEGMKAYRGPDNEVRLFRPMLNMKRMLNSAQRSCLPSFDDVELLECIRKLVELDQDWVPQSDSASLYIRPTFLGTEPSLGVKKPSRALLFVILSPVGSYFSTGVKPVSLWADSKYIRAWKGGTGDCKMGGNYGASIYAQYEAVGYGCQQVLWLYGDDHQVTEAGTMNVFLHWINENGEDELATPPLDGIILPGVTRQSILELAREWGEFNVSERYLTMADLRRALEESRVKEMFGSGTACIVSPVGRILYQGENLHIPCKENVPPLAFRLMKELTDIQYGRTPSDWSFIV, from the exons ATGGCCAGCGTTGCATCAGCCACGAACGCACCATCACATAAG GATCTTCAGACAAATAGGGTGGCTGACAATGTTTCTAGCTTTAAG GCCGCAGACACCGTCATACAGTTAGCAGACACCCATAAACCCAAACCTGATCTGAATGACCTGGTGTTTGGGACGGTGTTCACTGACCACATGCTCACCATTGAGTGGAGTCTTAAAGACGGCTGGCAGAAGCCACACATCCAGCCATTCGGGAATCTGTCCGTACACCCAGCATGTTCTTGCCTGCATTACGCTGTACAG CTTTTCGAGGGCATGAAGGCGTACCGGGGGCCAGACAATGAAGTGCGTCTTTTCAGACCCATGCTGAACATGAAGCGGATGCTGAACTCTGCCCAACGGTCCTGTTTGCCC AGTTTTGATGATGTGGAGTTGCTGGAGTGTATCAGGAAGTTGGTGGAGCTTGATCAGGACTGGGTCCCACAGTCAGACTCTGCCAGTCTGTACATCCGGCCCACTTTTTTGGGCACAGAG CCTTCGCTTGGAGTAAAGAAGCCGTCCCGTGCACTCCTGTTTGTTATTCTCAGCCCTGTTGGCTCATACTTCAGTACTGGAGTCAAACCAGTGTCTCTGTGGGCAGATTCAAAATACATCAGAGCCTGGAAAGGAGGAACGGGAGACTGCAAGAtgggagg GAACTATGGGGCGTCTATCTACGCCCAGTACGAGGCAGTGGGGTACGGCTGTCAGCAGGTTCTGTGGCTGTATGGGGACGATCATCAGGTCACTGAGGCCGGAACCATGAACGTTTTCCTCCACTGGATCAATGAGAATGGGG AGGACGAGCTGGCAACACCACCTCTAGATGGAATTATCCTGCCCGGCGTTACACGCCAAAGCATTCTGGAACTTGCTCGCGAATGG GGTGAGTTTAATGTGTCAGAGCGGTATCTGACCATGGCTGACCTGCGGCGGGCTCTGGAGGAAAGTCGGGTCAAGGAGATGTTTGGTTCTGGAACAGCTTGTATTGTTAGTCCAGTTGGCAGGATTCTGTATCAGGGAGAG AATCTTCATATTCCATGTAAGGAAAACGTACCTCCTCTTGCCTTCAGACTAATGAAGGAGCTCACAGATATTCAG TATGGCCGGACTCCCAGCGACTGGTCTTTCATTGTATAA
- the bcat1 gene encoding branched-chain-amino-acid aminotransferase, cytosolic isoform X2: MMLQLDLQTNRVADNVSSFKAADTVIQLADTHKPKPDLNDLVFGTVFTDHMLTIEWSLKDGWQKPHIQPFGNLSVHPACSCLHYAVQLFEGMKAYRGPDNEVRLFRPMLNMKRMLNSAQRSCLPSFDDVELLECIRKLVELDQDWVPQSDSASLYIRPTFLGTEPSLGVKKPSRALLFVILSPVGSYFSTGVKPVSLWADSKYIRAWKGGTGDCKMGGNYGASIYAQYEAVGYGCQQVLWLYGDDHQVTEAGTMNVFLHWINENGEDELATPPLDGIILPGVTRQSILELAREWGEFNVSERYLTMADLRRALEESRVKEMFGSGTACIVSPVGRILYQGENLHIPCKENVPPLAFRLMKELTDIQYGRTPSDWSFIV; this comes from the exons ATGATGTTGCAGTTG GATCTTCAGACAAATAGGGTGGCTGACAATGTTTCTAGCTTTAAG GCCGCAGACACCGTCATACAGTTAGCAGACACCCATAAACCCAAACCTGATCTGAATGACCTGGTGTTTGGGACGGTGTTCACTGACCACATGCTCACCATTGAGTGGAGTCTTAAAGACGGCTGGCAGAAGCCACACATCCAGCCATTCGGGAATCTGTCCGTACACCCAGCATGTTCTTGCCTGCATTACGCTGTACAG CTTTTCGAGGGCATGAAGGCGTACCGGGGGCCAGACAATGAAGTGCGTCTTTTCAGACCCATGCTGAACATGAAGCGGATGCTGAACTCTGCCCAACGGTCCTGTTTGCCC AGTTTTGATGATGTGGAGTTGCTGGAGTGTATCAGGAAGTTGGTGGAGCTTGATCAGGACTGGGTCCCACAGTCAGACTCTGCCAGTCTGTACATCCGGCCCACTTTTTTGGGCACAGAG CCTTCGCTTGGAGTAAAGAAGCCGTCCCGTGCACTCCTGTTTGTTATTCTCAGCCCTGTTGGCTCATACTTCAGTACTGGAGTCAAACCAGTGTCTCTGTGGGCAGATTCAAAATACATCAGAGCCTGGAAAGGAGGAACGGGAGACTGCAAGAtgggagg GAACTATGGGGCGTCTATCTACGCCCAGTACGAGGCAGTGGGGTACGGCTGTCAGCAGGTTCTGTGGCTGTATGGGGACGATCATCAGGTCACTGAGGCCGGAACCATGAACGTTTTCCTCCACTGGATCAATGAGAATGGGG AGGACGAGCTGGCAACACCACCTCTAGATGGAATTATCCTGCCCGGCGTTACACGCCAAAGCATTCTGGAACTTGCTCGCGAATGG GGTGAGTTTAATGTGTCAGAGCGGTATCTGACCATGGCTGACCTGCGGCGGGCTCTGGAGGAAAGTCGGGTCAAGGAGATGTTTGGTTCTGGAACAGCTTGTATTGTTAGTCCAGTTGGCAGGATTCTGTATCAGGGAGAG AATCTTCATATTCCATGTAAGGAAAACGTACCTCCTCTTGCCTTCAGACTAATGAAGGAGCTCACAGATATTCAG TATGGCCGGACTCCCAGCGACTGGTCTTTCATTGTATAA